The following are encoded together in the Ranitomeya imitator isolate aRanImi1 chromosome 4, aRanImi1.pri, whole genome shotgun sequence genome:
- the LOC138674587 gene encoding uncharacterized protein gives MPYMFSSIFWLCYFDLTNMSDHVYLSTTQRVLLHWVLSRRFGQPYPVNADPRRRRRRLWVHPLLTQRQSKGHFQRLYSALRAHPDKFYLYTRMSIRTFDMLMEMLRPGLTYQDTWMRKAISAEERLLLTLRFLSTGLSYAGLHLEFLIGRSTISVIVRTTCSQIWLKLNEVVMPEPKMEDWVKIATGFQNNCDFPNCIGAVDGKHIRVRKPPNSGSQFYNYKQFFSVVLLAVADSNYRFIIVDIGAYGRTGDSRVFNSSIMGRRLRDNQLNLPPPQQLPGSNAEAVPFVLVGDEAFQLTRHVMRPYPRLCNSAE, from the exons atgccctatatgttctctagcatattttggctgtgttactttgaccttacaaacatgtctgaccatgtgtatttaagcacaactcagcgggtgttgcttcactgggtgttgtctcgtcgctttggccagccatatccggtcaatgcagatccgcgaaggaggagacgaagattgtgggtgcatcctctattgacacaacgccagagtaaaggacatttccagagactctattcagctttgagggcccatccagacaaattttacctgtatactcgcatgtccatcaggacttttgacatgttgatggagatgttacgtcctggcctcacctatcaggacacctggatgagaaaagccatctctgctgaggagcgtctgctcctaaccttacg cttcctgtccacaggcttgtcctatgcgggtctacacctggagtttctcattgggcgttctaccatttcagtcattgttaggacaacctgttcccaaatatggctgaaacttaacgaagttgtgatgccggagccaaaaatggaggattgggtcaaaatcgccactggtttccaaaataattgtgacttccctaactgcattggagctgtggatgggaaacatatcagggtgcgtaagccgccgaactctggttcccaattctacaattataagcagtttttctctgtagttctgttagcagttgctgacagcaactacaggtttataattgtagacattggggcctatggccgaactggagactctagggtcttcaattcgtccataatgggtcggcggctacgtgacaaccagttgaacctcccaccaccacaacaactcccaggctccaatgcggaagcagtgccttttgttttggttggagatgaggccttccaactgacgaggcacgtcatgaggccttaccccaggc tctgcaattcagctgagtga